In Salmo salar chromosome ssa24, Ssal_v3.1, whole genome shotgun sequence, the following proteins share a genomic window:
- the LOC106585119 gene encoding condensin complex subunit 2: protein MSASSTPISRVRQWASPSLKHKGASPAAISTPLLASFPGNDDELERRQRRRSRVIDLQAATDSSFNESTSHSSTGTPAAVPKLSNAQISEHYSTCIKLSTENKITTKNAFGLHLIDYMADILKQKDSELTNFKVAAGTLDASTKIYAVRVDAVHADAYRVLGGLGAETKPGEEHGAGEGGEMEEGAEGELAAKQVVKKKRPPKKTVEQNLSNINSSESERKCEVDPMFQRMASSFDESSTAGVFLSVLFSEDSRCELLFPSHMTLLHSRPSYSQPPPQRVPATPFTGGLQRIQEKSSICPSLADFSFTSWNPDQTMNQMLEKMKQGGHVFDVNAEADEEECQDFGGDFDGDYEEGQGDHGGDGSKEHKDRCEAGGPGRGRDVIPIGEGDIATMCLQLSDQPREYSYFSPRTMATWAGPGYWRFKPLHKKDNVPEKEGRKRKPKKAFEIDFNDDVNFDTYFRTTRAATTNTRSALSTSNKKTTLAANFQFPPETLSQLSLKPASTLCKEGQKRLSGELGEGIGDYDYNNANDTANFCPGMQGGESDDDGEGFSGGTDDTQPCVDGNPAASQDHDDVSTYGEDDLVPEPFRVNKIEINYAKTAKKMDMKRLKITMWNLLTDSLEKPAKEVENVETSEVSGEKVFSQTTQTLRQSLPPNMAQNLSVPLAFVALLHLANEKNLELIKVDDMSDIIIKQGQ from the exons ATGAGCGCATCCTCCACACCCATCTCCCGGGTACGTCAGTGGGCCTCACCGTCCCTGAAGCACAAGGGCGCCTCTCCTGCCGCCATCAGCACCCCGCTCCTCGCATCTTTCCCCGGCAACGATGATGAGCTGGAGCGGCGTCAGAGGCGCAGATCCCGGGTCATTGATCTGCAAGCCGCCACTGACTCTTCATTTAATGAATCTACCTCTCATAG CTCCACCGGGACCCCTGCCGCTGTGCCTAAGCTGTCAAATGCACAGATCTCAGAGCATTACTCCACCTGCATCAAACTCTCCACTGAAAAT AAAATTACCACCAAGAATGCCTTTGGTCTCCACCTGATTGACTACATGGCTGACATCCTCAAACAGAAGGATTCTGAGCTCACAAATTTCAAG GTGGCAGCGGGTACCTTGGACGCCAGCACCAAGATTTACGCGGTCAGAGTGGATGCTGTCCATGCTGATGCCTACAGAGTGCTGGGGGGACTGGGTGCTGAGACCAAGCCTGGGGAAG agcatggagcaggggaaggaggagagatggaggagggggctGAAGGTGAGCTGGCTGCTAAGCAGGTGGTGAAGAAGAAGAGGCCTCCCAAGAAGACTGTGGAGCAGAACCTGAGCAACATCAACAGCTCTGAGTCTGAGAGGAAGTGTGAG GTGGACCCCATGTTCCAGCGCATGGCGTCGTCCTTCGATGAGAGCAGCACGGCAGGCGTCTTCCTATCAGTGTTGTTCAGTGAGGACAGTCGCTGTGAGCTCCTCTTTCCCTCCCACATGACCCTGCTGCACTCCAGGCCCTCTTACTCCCAGCCTCCACCGCAGCGCGTCCCTGCAACACCCTTCACAG GTGGTCTCCAGCGGATCCAGGAGAAGAGCTCTATCTGCCCTTCCCTGGCAGACTTCTCTTTCACCAGCTGGAACCCTGACCAG ACCATGAACCAGATGCTGGAGAAGATGAAGCAGGGGGGTCACGTGTTTGACGTGAACGCGGAGGCAGACGAGGAGGAGTGTCAGGACTTTGGGGGTGATTTTGATGGAGACTATGAGGAGGGTCAGGGGGACCATGGTGGCGACGGCTCCAAGGAACACAAGGATCGCTGTGAGGCTGGAGGGCCCGGGAGAGGAAG GGATGTGATTCCCATCGGAGAGGGGGACATAGCCACCATGTGTCTGCAGCTGTCCGACCAGCCCAGAGAGTACTCCTACTTCAGCCCCAGGACAATGGCTACCTGGGCAGGCCCTGGCTACTGGCGCTTCAAACCTCTGCACAAAA AGGACAACGTGCCTGAGAAGGAGGGTCGCAAGAGAAAGCCAAAGAAGGCCTTTGAAATCGACTTTAATGACGATGTCAACTTTGACACCTACTTCCGCACCACTAGA GCCGCTACCACTAACACCAGGTCAGCCCTCAGCACAAGCAACAAGAAGACCACTCTGGCTGCAAACTTCCAGTTCCCCCCTGAGACCCTGTCCCAACTCAGCCTTAAGCCTGCCAGCACA TTATGTAAAGAGGGCCAGAAGAGGTTGTCTGGAGAGCTGGGGGAAGGCATCGGAGACTACGACTACAACAATGCCAATGACACAGCCAACTTCTGCCCCGGAATGCAG ggtggtgaaagtgatgatgatggtgaaggATTCAGTGGGGGTACAGATGACACCCAGCCTTGTGTAGATGGTAACCCCGCCGCCTCACAAGACCATGACGACGTGTCCACCTACGGGGAGGATGACCTGGTGCCAGAGCCATTCAGG GTGAACAAGATTGAGATAAACTATGCCAAGACAGCCAAGAAGATGGACATGAAGAGGCTCAAGATCACCATGTGGAATCTTCTGACTGACAGTCTGGAAAAACCAGCCAAG GAGGTTGAAAATGTGGAGACTTCAGAAGTGTCTGGGGAGAAGGTCTTTAGCCAGACCACACAGACACTGCGTCAAAG CTTGCCCCCCAACATGGCTCAGAACCTGTCCGTGCCCCTGGCGTTCGTCGCCCTGCTGCACTTGGCCAATGAGAAG AATTTGGAGCTCATCAAGGTGGACGACATGTCAGATATCATCATCAAGCAAGGTCAATGA
- the LOC106584954 gene encoding uncharacterized protein — MTWYETVCHSIFDFHQEMESYCENDVVILREGCLRFREEIIKDVGIDPWSCTTIASACMKTYRSHFLPPASIAIPSPDNYRRQFKSYSSWSIQWLEYLAQDKNIFIQHALNRGEKAFGPYHVDGYIQIDGVETVFEYNGCFFHSCKSCFVPQDMCVLTQKTFGEMYQEFQDKLESLQATYGLKVNVMWEHEWTALKKSDPYVRAFLSSFDTPEPLEPRQALYGGRTNASTLRYVAQPDETIGYVDFTSLYPHVMSSSCYPMGHPEIIHRDFDLPQNYFGLIKATVYPPRGLFLPVLPYKGPRGKPFFPLCRTCSENNKQEKPCDHSDQERAQTGVWVTVEFSKALEMGYHVAKIFEVWNFSRKSDTLFKEYIKTFLRCKQMASGYPASVTDQESKDKYIQDYHDREGILLDTDRIEVNKTKRNLSKLYLNSLWGKLFQRSNMLTRSIIKDPKEFGEFVFSNQYEISKFSFLSEDIALVQWRCNKNWVLPPGNVNVFLAAFTTAYGRLELYNLVAQLQRRVLYHDTDCGLCKQTW, encoded by the coding sequence ATGACATGGTATGAGACCGTATGTCATAGCATCTTTGATTTCCACCAAGAGATGGAGTCATACTGTGAGAACGATGTAGTTATACTTCGTGAAGGATGCCTCAGATTCAGAGAAGAGATAATCAAAGATGTAGGCATTGACCCCTGGAGTTGTACAACTATTGCATCGGCATGCATGAAAACTTATCGTTCACACTTTTTACCTCCAGCATCTATAGCTATTCCATCGCCTGACAACTACCGACGCCAATTCAAGTCATACTCTAGTTGGTCCATTCAATGGTTGGAGTACTTGGCCCaggataaaaacatttttattcaacATGCTTTGAATAGGGGTGAGAAGGCATTTGGGCCTTATCACGTAGATGGATACATACAGATTGACGGTGTTGAGACCGTGTTTGAGTACAACGGTTGTTTCTTCCACAGTTGTAAATCTTGCTTTGTGCCCCAGGACATGTGTGTCCTAACCCAAAAGACTTTTGGGGAAATGTACCAAGAGTTCCAAGACAAATTGGAATCTTTACAGGCTACTTACGGGTTGAAAGTGAATGTGATGTGGGAGCATGAGTGGACAGCACTCAAAAAGTCTGATCCTTATGTTCGAGCTTTCCTTTCCAGCTTTGACACACCAGAACCCTTGGAACCACGACAGGCCTTGTATGGAGGCCGTACCAATGCTTCGACATTGCGGTATGTAGCGCAACCCGACGAGACAATAGGATATGTAGATTTTACATCCCTTTATCCTCATGTAATGAGTTCCTCATGCTATCCTATGGGGCATCCTGAAATTATTCACCGTGACTTTGACTTACCCCAAAACTATTTTGGTCTGATCAAAGCAACTGTCTACCCTCCTAGGGGTTTGTTTCTGCCAGTGTTGCCTTACAAGGGACCTCGAGGAAAACCTTTCTTTCCCCTTTGTCGCACCTGCAGtgaaaacaacaaacaggaaAAGCCTTGTGATCATTCAGATCAAGAAAGAGCCCAGACCGGTGTATGGGTCACAGTTGAATTCTCTAAGGCTCTAGAGATGGGGTATCATGTGGCCAAAATCTTTGAAGTGTGGAACTTTTCCAGGAAATCAGACACTCTTTTTAAAGAGTACATCAAGACCTTCTTGAGATGCAAGCAAATGGCTTCAGGCTATCCTGCATCGGTCACAGATCAAGAGAGCAAAGACAAGTACATTCAAGACTATCACGACAGAGAAGGCATACTTCTTGACACAGACAGAATAGAGGTCAACAAAACCAAAAGAAATCTGTCGAAATTGTACTTAAACTCTCTTTGGGGCAAGCTTTTCCAGAGAAGCAATATGCTAACAAGGTCGATCATTAAAGACCCCAAAGAATTTGGGGAATTTGTTTTTTCAAATCAATACGAAATTTCAAAATTTTCATTCTTGAGTGAAGACATTGCCCTGGTGCAATGGAGATGTAACAAGAATTGGGTCCTACCCCCgggtaatgtaaatgtgtttctTGCAGCATTTACCACGGCCTATGGTCGACTTGAACTATATAACCTCGTGgcgcagctgcagaggagggttctttACCACGACACAGACTGTGGTCTATGTAAGCAAACCTGGTGA